The genomic region CACTCCCAGGCTCATATGGACGAATATTTGACGAAATCCCCTCTTCAATTGTCTCTTCAAATATGGCATTAATGTACACATCTCCCAATGCTTCTTCCATGCTTTCTTTCTCTAACATTCCCCGTTCAAGATAAATAATGCCTCTTGATACAAAAGACTTGGAGATATGAGGAATTATCATGGGCTCCTACTTGATTTCCCCACCACTCACTCGGGCTCTTCTTCTTTCTTGTCTTCTTTCTAGCTCATTTTTTCTTTGCCTTGCATCTGGCTTGAACcccaaaccaaagcgatcctGTTTGTCTTTCAACATTGGCACTACAATTCTTCCTTGAAGGTATTTTCCAAGTCCCTTTCCTGGCATAGCTCCTCGGCCTACCATCAACTGCAAACCCATCATCGTAGTTTTGGACATTTTTGGCTCCAAAATTCTACTTCCTTCAGTGATGAATGCTGCATTCACAAACTCCAAGGACCGAAAAGAACACTCAATGGCTTCCTCATCTATTTCTACATATGGTGCACCACTACTTACAGCCGCAATAATATCTTCTTCAGCATTTATTGTTACCAACCGCCCTTCTGATACCAACTTCAGCTTTTGATGTAATGATGAAGGTACCGCCCCTGCGGAGTGTATCTAAGGTCTTCCCAACAAGCAATTAAAAGAGGGCTTAATATCTATTACTAGAAAATCTATCTCATACGTAGTTAGGCCAATTAACAAGGGTACCTCAATTCTCCCCATGACTCTCCTCtctgtgccatcaaatgctcgTACTATGTTCTGACATCCTTTCATATGAGAACTATCCACAGGTAACTTGTTCAGTATGGATAACGGCAACACATTCAATGCTGAACCGTTATCTACCAATACCCCTGGCAGCGTATACCCTTTACACCTGGTAGTTATATGCAAAGCTTTGGTAGATCCCATCCCTCCTGGCAGAATCTCATCATCATTGAAAAAGATAAAATTGTCTGCACTTATGTTATTAACCAACCGATCCATCTTACTAACAGAAATATCGTTGGTTACATATGTCTCATTTAGCACCTTCATCAATGTACTCCAATGCACCTCTGAACTCAGGAGTAGAGCCAATATAGATATGCGGGCCGACTGTTTACGCAACTGTTCTACCACACTGTACTCGCTATGTTTcagaaatttcaagaattccttagCTTCTTCTTCTTTCACTGGTTCATTAACAGGTATATCTAGTTCgactcattttcttttcttttgctcaACCAGCATCTCTTTTTCTTTCACCAGTTCTGTTCAGGTATCATATCGCCTTCCACTGCGTGTGTGAGACCCTACATTTTGATCCTCCTTTAACGAGCTAGCTGAATTCTCCTTTCCCGGGATAGTCACATTACATTTATAGTTCCAGGGGACTTGCTTATTATCCTTGTAAGAAAAAACTGCGGGCTTCTGAATTATAATCTTTGGCGCCATTTGAACTCCTGCTTTATTCTTAGGACACGAGATAATAACCACAGGATAATTGACTTTTGGACTTGATGTGGACTCTGACGCACATATATATTCCTCCTTATTGATCTCTTCATAAAACTCCATTTCCTTGCTGTCCATCAGGCCTTGAATAACAGCTCTGAATTCTTCACATTCCTGAATTCTGTGTCCCTCTTTATGATGGTAATCACAATAATTTTCCATTCCATTATCATTTCCTTCTGTGCTTAAAGTAACTAATCCCCTTCTTGCCATCTCCTTCCAAACTCGTCTCAAAGGCGTCTTTACTTCTGAAACATCCCTCTTGGTCCTTTTTCCAATACCTCTATCTATTGCATTTACCCCGCCATCAGTATGATTAGGCAGTGGATTTTCAGCACCGGGCGCATTATCAAATTTCACAATACCCATTTGGATAAATCTCTCAACCAGCTTCTTAAAAGTGGTGCAATTTTCTATCGAATGACCCATAATTCCTACGTGATATTCACACTGGGCATTAGCATCATACCATTTAGGGAACGAAGGCTGTATAGGCTTCAAGTAAAAAGGTGCCACCACATGTGCATCAAACAAACTTTGATATAATTCTTTGTATGTCGTAGGAATTGGTGTAAATTGAATCTTCTCATTATTCTGCCTGGTCCCTGACTCTTGACGTGATGAACCCTGACCAGTAGTTGTTGCCTTTGGTTGACTCACAGTAATAGACTTCGAGTATCCCACGTTCGCATTGTTCACCTCATTCTCTTTCTTTCGTGGTACAGACATTTTAGCACTTTCTCCCACGTCTATCCTTCCATTTTTTATGGCATTTTCAATCATTTCTCCTGTCATGACCATATCCGCAAAGCTTCTCGTGGCACTTCCTAGCATATGCGTTATAAACGGggcctttaaagtattaataaagagCATCGTGGTTTCTTTTTCTAAGAGCGGTGGCTGAACTTGAATGGCTATTTCCCTCCATCTCTGAGCATACTGCTTAAAAATTTCGTTTGGTTTTTCCTCTATATTCTGCAGAGTAATTCTATCAGGAATTATATCTGTCACATGGCTGTATTGCTTCATGAATGCCTGTGTTAAGTCCCTCCATGAACTAATTCTATTTCGATtcaattgattgtaccatttagcAGCTACTCCCACCAGCCTATCCTGGAAGTAATGAATCAGCAATTGATCATTATGAACATACCCTATCATCCTTCTACAAAACATAGTGATATGAGCTTCAGGACAGCtcgttccattgtatttctcaaattctaGCATCCTGAACTTGTATGGCAGTACtaagtctgggaccaaactcagatcCTTTGCATTAATCCCAGGGTGTCTATCACCACCCTCCATTGCTCTGACCTTTTCCTCCAGCCATTTACATCGTTCTTCTAACTGCCTTTGCGATTCTGCCTTTGCTCTTTCCTCTTTTGCAACTTTATCCAAATCAGGGACCATTGGATTATGTGAGTTATTACCAGGATTATAACCTGAACCAGCTTGAAAATTCATTGGAACCGAAACCCTGCTTGAAATTGCTGAGGCCTGATTGTAACAGATGGCTTCTGCAAATTAATCTCTGGTTGCGTCTGCATATGTACAGGAGTGAAGCCAGGAGGATATTGGGGGTCTTCATTACTTTCTCCCATATTATCTATTGGACCTTTTCCCTTATCCATTCTTCCCATCAGCAATTGGGACAACTGACTCATCATCTCTCTTTGGGTCTCCATCATCTGTTCTTTCATTTCTTGCTGCATCTTATCAAGCCGTTCTTGCATCTGTAACTGCATTTgctcttgcatatccttttgtaTTTGTTCTAACTTTTCCAGTCTTTTATCCTTTGACTTAGTCTTTTTCCTCGTACCGTAGGGATGCAtatttggtgtgttttggttggtttccagattactgaaataatttgtaattaattaGAATCTTATTATGatctttaatgcatatgatgtaatgtaatgcaaatgcatgaatacaAAGGAGGCATCAATTCTGATTCAATTC from Gossypium arboreum isolate Shixiya-1 chromosome 1, ASM2569848v2, whole genome shotgun sequence harbors:
- the LOC108481659 gene encoding uncharacterized protein LOC108481659 — protein: MNFQAGSGYNPGNNSHNPMVPDLDKVAKEERAKAESQRQLEERCKWLEEKVRAMEGGDRHPGINAKDLSLVPDLVLPYKFRMLEFEKYNGTSCPEAHITMFCRRMIGYVHNDQLLIHYFQDRLVGVAAKWYNQLNRNRISSWRDLTQAFMKQYSHVTDIIPDRITLQNIEEKPNEIFKQYAQRWREIAIQVQPPLLEKETTMLFINTLKAPFITHMLGSATRSFADMVMTGEMIENAIKNGRIDVGESAKMSVPRKKENEVNNANVGYSKSITVSQPKATTTGQGSSRQESGTRQNNEKIQFTPIPTTYKELYQSLFDAHVVAPFYLKPIQPSFPKWYDANAQCEYHVGIMGHSIENCTTFKKLVERFIQMGIVKFDNAPGAENPLPNHTDGGVNAIDRGIGKRTKRDVSEVKTPLRRVWKEMARRGLVTLSTEGNDNGMENYCDYHHKEGHRIQECEEFRAVIQGLMDSKEMEFYEEINKEEYICASESTSSPKVNYPVVIISCPKNKAGVQMAPKIIIQKPAVFSYKDNKQVPWNYKCNVTIPGKENSASSLKEDQNVGSHTRSGRRYDT